In the Leptospira limi genome, one interval contains:
- a CDS encoding polyphosphate kinase 2 family protein, with protein MFVILERHPTNQIPHTSLDGIESLQERFFLLQRESANQKIAHIFILEGYASTGKGSILQSLTIRLDPRKFKVYSPYVDQSEDRGYPFLWNFWKVLPRYGEFLFYLNTYYSRLAYLRSQKKISISEYDHRLLSILNTERILSKDKIIVHKFFLHLSKKEQKKRFEDAKKKKKVWELSSYDKDQGEHYKRYFEIFDSILSSSRTIDSPWLVISSDQKENTKLLVFEAILERLERTLNFDSKANLQLINHGMELIP; from the coding sequence ATCCCTCATACTTCGCTTGATGGTATCGAGAGTTTACAAGAACGTTTTTTCCTATTACAAAGAGAAAGTGCGAACCAAAAAATCGCACATATCTTTATTTTAGAAGGGTATGCCTCCACGGGGAAAGGTTCCATCTTACAATCATTAACCATTCGATTAGACCCACGAAAATTCAAGGTATATTCGCCGTATGTAGACCAATCGGAAGACAGGGGGTATCCTTTTTTATGGAATTTTTGGAAGGTGTTACCTAGGTATGGTGAATTTTTATTTTATCTAAATACGTATTACAGTCGTTTGGCGTATCTTAGGTCACAGAAAAAAATCAGTATTTCTGAATATGACCACCGACTGTTATCAATTCTCAATACAGAACGAATTCTATCAAAAGATAAAATCATTGTTCATAAATTCTTTTTGCATCTTTCGAAAAAAGAACAAAAAAAAAGATTTGAGGATGCTAAAAAAAAGAAAAAAGTTTGGGAACTTTCTAGTTATGACAAAGACCAAGGAGAACATTACAAACGTTACTTTGAGATATTCGATTCTATCTTAAGTTCTTCCCGTACGATTGACTCACCTTGGCTTGTCATATCAAGTGATCAAAAAGAGAATACAAAACTTCTAGTTTTCGAAGCGATTTTGGAACGTTTGGAACGTACCTTAAATTTTGATTCAAAAGCAAACTTACAATTGATCAACCACGGAATGGAACTGATACCATGA
- a CDS encoding UDP-galactose-lipid carrier transferase encodes MKQNFTKPRILNLNQLDLGLSLTRDEYQIQMKELKNKIRELTFLAKTKDTPVLIVFEGWDAAGKGGAIRRLTSEIDPRLFEVHNISAPNQEEIQHHYLWRFWNRIPKIGQIGIFDRSYYGRVLVERVEGFAKDAEWERAYEEIFLFEEQLQSFGTIIIKFWLHISSEEQLKRFEERKNDPLRRWKLTEEDWRNRDKWHLYEEAANEMFQKTDSPKAPWHLVPANDKYHARVMVLDVVKRRLEKELE; translated from the coding sequence ATGAAACAAAATTTCACAAAACCACGGATATTAAATTTAAATCAATTGGATCTCGGTTTGTCACTTACACGTGATGAATACCAAATCCAAATGAAAGAATTAAAAAATAAAATTCGAGAATTAACCTTTTTGGCAAAAACGAAAGATACACCTGTGTTGATTGTTTTTGAGGGTTGGGATGCAGCAGGGAAAGGTGGTGCCATTCGTCGGTTAACATCCGAGATTGATCCTCGTTTATTTGAAGTGCACAATATTTCTGCTCCTAACCAAGAAGAAATCCAACACCATTACCTCTGGCGTTTTTGGAACCGGATTCCAAAAATTGGTCAAATTGGAATCTTCGATCGATCGTACTATGGGCGAGTCTTAGTGGAACGTGTAGAAGGTTTTGCTAAGGATGCTGAATGGGAAAGGGCTTACGAAGAAATTTTTTTATTTGAAGAACAACTACAGAGTTTTGGAACCATCATCATTAAGTTCTGGCTACATATCAGTTCGGAAGAACAACTCAAACGATTTGAAGAAAGAAAAAATGATCCTCTAAGGCGTTGGAAATTAACAGAAGAAGACTGGCGTAACAGAGACAAATGGCATTTGTATGAAGAAGCTGCAAATGAGATGTTCCAAAAAACAGACTCTCCCAAAGCTCCTTGGCACCTAGTACCTGCAAACGATAAATACCATGCACGAGTTATGGTTTTGGATGTTGTCAAAAGAAGATTAGAAAAAGAATTGGAATAA
- a CDS encoding MarR family winged helix-turn-helix transcriptional regulator yields the protein MRKENFVEPSHLKSHLGYHLRVVSNAVSHSFAKKLTNLDVTVAEWVILREMYSHEKNTSPSIVAEITGLSRGAVSKLIDRLLHKGLVSRTEDSSDRRYQEIKLTKQGKTLVPKLAKIADENDEAFFSHLTPLEEKELRNILKKLTNLHNLNTNPIE from the coding sequence GTGCGGAAAGAAAATTTTGTGGAACCAAGCCATTTAAAATCCCACTTGGGTTACCATCTACGAGTGGTTTCGAATGCAGTGTCACATTCCTTTGCCAAAAAACTAACCAATTTGGATGTAACCGTCGCGGAATGGGTGATCCTAAGGGAAATGTATTCTCATGAAAAAAATACTTCCCCGAGTATCGTCGCAGAGATCACGGGCCTCAGTCGAGGGGCAGTCTCCAAACTCATCGATCGGCTCTTACACAAAGGACTTGTGAGTCGTACAGAAGATTCAAGTGACCGTCGGTACCAGGAGATCAAACTCACAAAACAGGGAAAAACACTGGTTCCAAAACTTGCAAAAATTGCGGACGAAAATGATGAGGCCTTTTTTTCACATTTGACTCCATTAGAAGAAAAGGAACTGCGAAACATTTTGAAGAAACTTACAAACTTACACAATTTAAATACAAACCCAATCGAATGA
- a CDS encoding DUF1398 family protein codes for MSNLVTKLTDAQKYAMSIRPKVGGFPVLAEVLRQAGVVMNRWTLPSCQSVYQMQGGSVLQQGTPIVSGVHEIPVFQKENLIKALRKDQIGESTFPEFLNETWEAGVVGYDVDFIGRRVVYYGVNGESYTEEYPEVHL; via the coding sequence ATGTCAAACCTAGTTACAAAACTTACAGATGCACAAAAGTATGCCATGTCCATCCGACCAAAAGTTGGTGGGTTTCCCGTCCTTGCGGAAGTCTTAAGGCAAGCGGGTGTGGTTATGAACCGATGGACTTTACCGTCATGTCAGTCCGTTTATCAGATGCAAGGTGGTTCTGTTCTCCAACAAGGAACTCCCATTGTATCGGGTGTTCATGAAATACCTGTGTTTCAAAAAGAAAATTTAATCAAGGCTCTCCGCAAAGACCAAATTGGTGAAAGTACATTCCCTGAATTTTTAAATGAAACTTGGGAAGCAGGTGTGGTTGGGTATGATGTTGATTTCATTGGAAGGAGAGTCGTTTATTATGGTGTGAATGGTGAAAGTTATACTGAGGAGTATCCTGAAGTTCATTTATAA
- a CDS encoding NAD(P)H-hydrate epimerase has protein sequence MKQIPLFTNKESKTLDSLAISALGFFEQTLMGMAALSVFHANEDLWKTAESIWIVCGSGGNGGDGYALAHTLFQEGYDVKVYQTSPNKNMAGKFYESLVKSTLGSIGDLQKFETDLEVGEADSVLLVDALLGTGFQSPITSELKSTIEAINDSDVIFYRLSLDTPSGWDPYHLGNQSKENPIFVYSDSIEELGTRKWENVGYIYEKDNLIPRYYESIGFPIRTHLTDANFSKRYYLEPDPEKAIHVLKRKHKAHKYSAGSAMFYGGGEGMEGAILLSESAFSRLGGGISKVFSPSKSITNLVLKEDLSKMALTSDFLSMVSDPFFTKTKTIVVGPGLTSYPKGLEGWKLEPGKTLVLDAGAIPSNGTKLPIGDRVILTPHVGELNRMTEKIHNSVQEAYDTLIGYTKENQVYVLLKSFVSLLVCPDGTSYVWESPNPKLATMGTGDLLSGILARYFSLDLDLTVPEVVLLALSFLDQSKQLEEPYPTANQILTSLVGTL, from the coding sequence ATGAAACAAATCCCTCTTTTTACGAACAAAGAATCAAAAACCTTAGATTCATTGGCGATTTCCGCTCTCGGGTTTTTTGAACAAACTCTCATGGGTATGGCCGCCTTATCAGTGTTTCATGCCAATGAAGACCTTTGGAAAACAGCCGAATCTATATGGATTGTTTGCGGAAGTGGAGGAAACGGTGGAGATGGTTATGCACTTGCTCACACTCTGTTCCAAGAAGGATATGATGTTAAAGTTTACCAAACTTCACCAAATAAAAACATGGCGGGAAAATTTTATGAATCACTTGTGAAATCTACCTTAGGTTCGATTGGGGATTTACAAAAATTCGAAACTGATTTGGAAGTTGGAGAGGCAGATTCTGTTCTACTTGTAGATGCACTCCTTGGAACAGGATTCCAATCCCCTATCACATCGGAACTAAAATCCACAATTGAAGCCATCAACGATTCCGATGTTATTTTTTACAGACTCTCGCTTGATACACCAAGTGGATGGGATCCTTACCACTTAGGCAATCAATCCAAAGAGAATCCAATATTTGTCTATTCCGATTCCATTGAGGAACTTGGTACTCGCAAATGGGAAAATGTTGGGTATATATACGAAAAAGATAACCTCATCCCAAGGTATTATGAATCCATTGGGTTTCCCATCCGCACTCATTTAACAGACGCTAATTTTTCCAAACGTTATTACTTAGAACCAGATCCAGAAAAAGCAATCCATGTCTTAAAACGAAAACACAAAGCACATAAATACAGTGCAGGGTCTGCGATGTTTTATGGAGGTGGAGAAGGAATGGAAGGTGCCATCCTACTTTCAGAGTCTGCCTTTTCCAGATTAGGTGGAGGAATTTCAAAAGTATTTTCACCTTCAAAATCCATCACAAACTTGGTTTTAAAAGAGGATTTGTCTAAGATGGCATTGACCTCTGATTTTTTGTCAATGGTGAGTGATCCTTTTTTTACCAAAACCAAAACAATCGTTGTTGGACCAGGACTCACTTCCTATCCAAAAGGCCTGGAAGGATGGAAATTGGAACCTGGTAAAACTTTGGTTTTGGATGCCGGTGCCATCCCAAGTAACGGAACCAAACTTCCAATAGGCGACAGAGTGATCCTCACTCCACATGTGGGGGAACTAAACCGCATGACGGAAAAAATTCACAACTCCGTGCAGGAAGCCTATGATACACTGATTGGATACACAAAAGAAAACCAAGTGTATGTTCTCTTAAAGTCATTCGTAAGCCTTCTTGTATGCCCCGATGGAACAAGTTACGTATGGGAATCTCCGAATCCGAAACTGGCTACGATGGGAACTGGAGACCTACTTTCAGGAATCCTCGCACGTTATTTTAGTTTGGATTTGGATTTGACTGTACCAGAAGTTGTATTACTTGCTTTATCGTTTTTAGACCAATCCAAACAATTAGAGGAACCCTATCCTACTGCAAACCAAATCTTAACATCACTTGTGGGAACATTGTAA
- a CDS encoding LIC_12708 family protein, translated as MRPLYFSLLLFVSVSCLRFRVENLKEEILFRIPLGATNETFEGVVVNQVLTNVPLTIPTSSNISALADNKQSVIKLFDRNGRLDATIGNPDFKSVAGIPHYPFRFGGIGIVAMNEDGDLVVQNRISSKGMELPPGQENLYKTYSGAFSTQGTTVLPSFLVQITQKGVVKFMLGASGKNSEPFRYIESILPGEGDKLFVYHRIAEEMRLSYFEEGELKGNLKESTLDVFNSNDAKEYDITLDKLLPHPEGEYVLGSFSYDSKKDKRFKFRRIYRFQFDSKQSELLKEIQDPSEILFSIRNNGEFYIWETEDGGNSVRLQVHDKEGNHINNKRIPFSSPRGQWRETYTDAFDTIYSVRIRAGALEVYRWI; from the coding sequence ATGAGACCCCTGTATTTTAGCCTCCTTCTTTTTGTTTCCGTTTCCTGCTTACGTTTCCGTGTTGAGAACCTAAAAGAAGAAATCCTCTTCCGAATCCCCCTCGGGGCGACAAATGAAACCTTTGAAGGTGTGGTGGTAAACCAGGTATTGACCAATGTTCCCTTAACAATCCCAACATCCTCGAATATCTCGGCCCTTGCTGACAACAAACAATCAGTCATCAAACTCTTTGATCGGAATGGAAGGTTAGATGCGACCATCGGGAACCCAGATTTCAAATCAGTCGCTGGGATCCCCCATTACCCGTTTCGTTTTGGTGGGATCGGGATTGTGGCCATGAATGAAGACGGTGACCTCGTGGTCCAAAACCGAATTTCTTCCAAAGGGATGGAACTCCCACCCGGACAAGAGAATTTATACAAAACCTATAGTGGTGCTTTCTCTACACAAGGGACAACCGTTCTCCCCTCCTTTCTTGTTCAAATCACACAAAAAGGAGTCGTGAAATTTATGTTAGGTGCTTCCGGAAAAAACTCAGAACCATTCCGTTACATTGAATCCATTTTACCTGGTGAAGGGGACAAATTATTCGTATACCATCGGATTGCAGAAGAGATGCGACTCTCCTATTTTGAAGAAGGAGAACTCAAAGGGAACTTAAAAGAATCTACTTTGGATGTTTTTAATAGTAATGATGCCAAAGAATATGACATCACGTTAGACAAACTTCTCCCCCACCCAGAAGGTGAATATGTCCTCGGTTCTTTTAGTTATGATTCCAAAAAAGACAAACGGTTTAAATTTCGTCGTATTTACAGGTTCCAATTTGATTCCAAACAATCAGAACTCTTAAAAGAAATCCAAGACCCTTCTGAAATTTTATTTTCGATCCGTAATAATGGTGAGTTCTACATTTGGGAAACCGAAGATGGTGGAAACTCTGTCCGCCTGCAAGTCCATGACAAAGAAGGAAACCATATCAATAACAAACGAATTCCCTTTTCAAGCCCGAGAGGACAATGGAGAGAAACATACACGGATGCCTTTGATACCATTTATTCTGTGCGCATTCGTGCTGGTGCTTTAGAAGTGTATCGCTGGATTTAG
- the rimP gene encoding ribosome maturation factor RimP: MVYTEENIRELILRVLTPPLALFSLQVQNRKNHALIEIELDHLTDKTGSASLEDCETVSRRLKEELDQWGEEFDFTLQVSSAGAERVLRLPEDLIRFQGLLAKLEVPLESGKWDKRLFRLGPVSGDSVELTLYDRKTRHKKNQKSVSMPIAEIRKGNLYLEI; this comes from the coding sequence TTGGTATATACCGAGGAAAACATCAGAGAACTGATTTTACGAGTTCTCACTCCACCTCTAGCGCTTTTTTCGCTCCAAGTACAGAATCGGAAAAACCACGCCCTCATTGAGATAGAACTTGATCATCTCACAGACAAAACTGGCTCTGCTAGTTTGGAAGATTGTGAGACTGTGTCTAGGAGACTCAAAGAGGAGCTGGACCAATGGGGAGAGGAATTTGATTTCACTCTCCAAGTCTCCTCCGCGGGAGCAGAACGTGTTTTACGTTTGCCGGAGGATTTAATTCGTTTCCAAGGACTTTTAGCAAAACTAGAAGTGCCGCTGGAATCAGGGAAATGGGACAAACGATTATTTCGTTTGGGACCGGTTTCGGGGGATTCCGTTGAGCTTACGCTTTACGATCGTAAAACTCGACACAAAAAGAACCAAAAATCGGTATCTATGCCCATCGCAGAAATACGAAAGGGAAATTTGTATTTAGAAATTTAA
- the nusA gene encoding transcription termination factor NusA — MATKQATKETGLFEAIQQFCQDKSLDKDLVYGVIRDSLLAAYRKKVGLEAETDDRCQVEFGSDNKNEIIISVLRDVVEGKTTNPLEISLEDAQKIDPKIEVGSQIRVFEKPQDLSRVLSSQAKQMVFQRLRDMEKELLYQEYKSKEGELTHGYFQRWKKDIMSIDLGKVEGIMLKKDQNPGEKYRQGDRLKAIISRVELRPREPMPVITLSRASGDFVKKLFEMEIPEVYDGIVEIRDVARIPSYRTKVVVTTSKSDVDPVGACVGMKGVRIQAIVRELGNERIDIVLHSDEPSVFIANAISPAKPVEVHVDRKRGDALVIVPDESLSLAIGINGSNVKLVSQLSGFKIDIKTVSQYNQELASPEAREKLDRLFNAQQEAMEESEDNYNQSGQEEEEEDSGYTPLSEIPGLTPRIVGLLEAGGIKNVETLLEFSQEELSKISGIGKTTAEQILRLLRESIEWVEEG, encoded by the coding sequence ATGGCGACAAAACAAGCAACGAAAGAAACTGGGCTATTCGAAGCCATCCAACAATTCTGTCAGGATAAATCTCTTGATAAAGATCTCGTATACGGTGTCATCCGCGACTCACTCCTTGCTGCCTATCGCAAAAAAGTCGGTTTAGAAGCGGAAACAGATGACCGTTGCCAAGTTGAATTTGGCTCCGACAATAAAAATGAAATCATCATCTCTGTGTTACGCGATGTCGTAGAAGGGAAAACAACAAATCCGCTCGAAATTTCCTTGGAAGATGCACAAAAAATCGATCCAAAAATTGAAGTGGGAAGCCAAATCCGAGTGTTTGAAAAACCACAGGACTTGTCTCGGGTTCTTTCGAGCCAAGCCAAACAAATGGTATTCCAACGCCTCCGCGATATGGAAAAAGAATTACTCTACCAAGAATACAAATCCAAAGAAGGGGAACTCACACACGGGTATTTCCAACGTTGGAAAAAAGACATCATGTCCATCGACCTGGGTAAGGTAGAAGGCATCATGCTGAAAAAAGACCAAAACCCTGGGGAAAAATACCGCCAAGGGGACCGTCTCAAAGCCATCATTTCTCGTGTGGAATTAAGGCCCCGTGAACCAATGCCAGTGATTACTCTTTCACGTGCGTCTGGTGACTTTGTGAAAAAACTCTTTGAAATGGAAATTCCTGAAGTGTATGATGGAATTGTCGAAATCAGAGATGTTGCCCGCATTCCATCTTACAGAACTAAGGTGGTTGTGACCACAAGTAAGTCCGATGTAGACCCAGTGGGTGCTTGTGTGGGAATGAAAGGGGTTCGGATCCAGGCGATTGTTCGGGAACTGGGAAATGAGAGGATTGATATTGTCCTCCATTCCGATGAGCCAAGTGTATTTATCGCCAATGCCATTTCTCCTGCAAAACCAGTGGAAGTACATGTGGATAGAAAACGTGGAGATGCACTTGTGATTGTTCCTGATGAATCTTTATCTCTTGCGATTGGGATCAACGGGTCCAATGTAAAGTTAGTGTCTCAACTTTCGGGATTCAAAATCGATATCAAAACTGTATCACAATACAACCAAGAACTCGCGTCGCCTGAAGCACGCGAAAAATTAGACCGACTCTTCAATGCGCAACAAGAAGCAATGGAAGAATCGGAAGACAATTACAACCAATCGGGACAAGAAGAAGAGGAAGAAGATTCTGGTTACACACCTCTTTCTGAAATCCCTGGTCTCACTCCAAGAATCGTCGGTCTTTTAGAGGCTGGTGGGATCAAAAATGTGGAAACCCTTCTCGAGTTCAGCCAGGAAGAACTTTCGAAAATTTCCGGAATCGGAAAAACCACGGCAGAACAAATTTTACGTCTGTTACGTGAGTCAATCGAATGGGTAGAAGAGGGTTAA
- the infB gene encoding translation initiation factor IF-2 yields MEEQKSIKETLQQGASGDKTKKKLVIKKKAAPSDEKKESGSQGQQQAAEVKQSSTSGGDKKKDLNELIREEAKRQGLGSGPQAPSQASPIVSRPDRKPEPLPQAEREKPQMDRKPESILSGDTSSPNYRSGGGQGGGNQGYFRKEDRNPIVSRPTTPRPQRPEGQGGGYQGNRGPGQGGGYQGNRGPGQGGPGGGYQGNRGPGQGGGYQGNRGPGQGGPGGGYQGNRGPGQGGGYQGNRGPGQGGPGGGYQGNRGARPIGQGGPGSGRPPGDAPFGAPPGGLPGAGGPGGAKKKVFDKEKGGREENENTKFFKQSFRKQKAQAAALAAVPKEISILENIQVGEIAKKLNLKPGEVISKLMKMGMMVTINNVIDAETASILADDYGCKVKIVSLYDETVIEEEKDDPADYITRPPVVTIMGHVDHGKTKLLDTIRSSRVAEGESGGITQHIGAYQVETERGKIAFLDTPGHEAFTSMRARGASVTDIVVLVVAADDGVMPQTIEAINHAKEAEVPIIVAVNKIDLPAANPEKVRQELSNYGLQPEEWGGTTIFCDISAKSNIGIDKLLEMLIIQAELLDHKANPKRKAKGTIVEAKLDPGRGAVATVLIQNGTLRVGDAFVAGVHAGRVRAMYDDLGRSIKEAGPSFPALVTGLDGVPDAGAPFDVVIDDKEARTISHSRQDYERLGQSKNAATRVTLDNMSEIIKQGALKELKVIIKADVRGSTEAVKEALEKLSTADVRLNVIHAGTGAIVDSDIILASASNAIVIGFHTRANPKTVSLAEKEKVEIKYYSIIYDVVNEVKASMEGMLEPEKVENIIGKVEIRDVFKISKVGNIAGCMVKSGKVTKQAYVRVISSETGEITWEGKIKNLKRMKDDVADVLTGFECGILLDGFNDFSVGDEIEAYEIREIARKL; encoded by the coding sequence ATGGAAGAGCAAAAATCGATAAAAGAAACCCTCCAGCAGGGAGCCAGTGGTGACAAAACCAAGAAAAAACTTGTCATCAAAAAGAAAGCGGCCCCTTCTGATGAGAAAAAAGAATCCGGTTCCCAAGGCCAACAACAAGCGGCGGAAGTGAAACAATCTTCCACTTCTGGTGGGGACAAAAAAAAGGATTTAAACGAACTCATTCGCGAAGAAGCAAAACGGCAAGGTCTTGGATCCGGTCCGCAAGCTCCTTCCCAAGCCTCTCCGATTGTTTCTCGTCCTGATAGAAAACCGGAACCTCTTCCGCAAGCCGAAAGAGAAAAACCACAGATGGACCGTAAACCAGAATCCATTCTTTCAGGCGACACATCTTCACCAAACTACCGTTCTGGTGGTGGACAAGGTGGTGGAAACCAAGGTTATTTTAGAAAAGAAGACCGTAATCCAATTGTTAGCCGACCAACAACCCCACGTCCGCAAAGACCAGAAGGGCAAGGTGGTGGTTACCAAGGGAATCGTGGTCCAGGACAGGGCGGCGGTTACCAAGGAAACAGAGGCCCAGGCCAAGGTGGTCCGGGTGGTGGTTACCAAGGGAATCGTGGTCCAGGACAGGGTGGCGGTTACCAAGGAAACAGAGGCCCAGGCCAAGGTGGTCCGGGTGGTGGTTACCAAGGGAATCGTGGTCCAGGACAAGGTGGCGGTTACCAAGGAAACAGAGGCCCAGGCCAAGGTGGACCAGGTGGTGGTTACCAAGGAAACCGTGGCGCAAGACCGATTGGCCAAGGTGGACCTGGTAGTGGTAGACCTCCAGGTGATGCTCCGTTTGGTGCTCCTCCAGGAGGACTTCCGGGTGCAGGTGGTCCAGGCGGAGCCAAAAAGAAAGTATTTGATAAAGAAAAAGGCGGAAGGGAAGAAAATGAAAACACTAAGTTTTTCAAACAATCCTTTCGTAAACAAAAGGCACAAGCTGCAGCTCTTGCCGCTGTACCAAAAGAAATCTCAATTTTAGAAAACATCCAAGTGGGTGAGATTGCTAAAAAACTAAACCTAAAACCAGGCGAGGTGATTAGTAAACTCATGAAAATGGGGATGATGGTAACGATCAATAATGTGATCGATGCCGAAACTGCTTCCATCCTTGCAGACGATTACGGCTGTAAGGTGAAGATTGTTTCTCTTTATGATGAAACTGTCATCGAAGAAGAAAAAGACGATCCAGCAGATTACATCACTCGTCCACCTGTTGTCACCATCATGGGTCACGTTGACCATGGTAAAACAAAACTCCTCGATACCATTCGGTCTTCCCGAGTGGCAGAAGGGGAATCTGGTGGAATCACACAGCATATTGGTGCCTACCAAGTAGAAACGGAACGCGGAAAAATTGCCTTCCTTGATACTCCAGGCCACGAAGCTTTTACTTCCATGAGAGCACGTGGTGCGTCCGTAACTGACATTGTTGTCCTTGTTGTTGCTGCTGATGATGGGGTGATGCCTCAAACCATTGAAGCGATCAACCACGCTAAAGAAGCGGAAGTTCCTATCATTGTTGCAGTCAACAAAATTGACTTACCAGCAGCAAACCCCGAAAAGGTGAGACAAGAACTTTCGAATTATGGATTACAACCAGAAGAATGGGGTGGAACAACGATCTTCTGTGATATATCAGCAAAAAGTAATATTGGAATTGATAAACTCCTTGAGATGCTCATCATCCAAGCAGAACTCCTCGATCACAAAGCCAATCCGAAACGAAAAGCAAAAGGAACGATTGTGGAAGCAAAACTCGATCCAGGTCGTGGTGCTGTGGCAACGGTTCTCATCCAGAACGGAACACTTCGTGTGGGTGATGCCTTTGTTGCGGGAGTGCATGCAGGACGTGTTCGTGCGATGTATGACGACCTTGGTCGTTCCATCAAAGAAGCGGGCCCATCCTTTCCAGCTCTTGTAACGGGACTCGATGGAGTTCCTGATGCAGGTGCTCCATTTGATGTGGTGATCGATGACAAAGAAGCACGAACCATCTCTCATAGCCGTCAAGATTATGAAAGACTCGGCCAATCGAAAAATGCTGCCACTCGTGTGACACTCGATAATATGAGTGAGATCATCAAACAAGGTGCCCTCAAAGAACTCAAAGTCATCATCAAAGCAGACGTTCGTGGATCGACAGAAGCGGTGAAAGAAGCATTAGAAAAACTTTCGACAGCAGATGTTCGCCTCAATGTGATCCATGCTGGAACAGGTGCGATTGTGGATTCCGATATCATCCTTGCTTCGGCATCGAATGCGATCGTGATTGGTTTCCATACTCGTGCGAATCCGAAAACGGTTTCTCTTGCTGAGAAAGAAAAAGTCGAAATCAAATACTATAGCATTATCTACGATGTGGTCAATGAAGTGAAAGCATCCATGGAAGGAATGCTCGAACCTGAAAAAGTGGAAAACATCATTGGTAAAGTTGAAATCCGCGATGTATTCAAAATCTCCAAAGTGGGGAACATTGCAGGTTGTATGGTGAAATCCGGTAAGGTGACCAAACAAGCATACGTTCGTGTGATTTCCAGCGAAACAGGTGAGATCACTTGGGAAGGGAAAATCAAAAACCTCAAACGTATGAAAGACGATGTGGCTGATGTTCTCACTGGATTTGAGTGTGGTATCTTACTCGATGGATTCAATGACTTCTCAGTGGGTGACGAAATCGAAGCATACGAGATTCGCGAGATTGCTCGTAAACTGTAA
- the rbfA gene encoding 30S ribosome-binding factor RbfA, which produces MNPIRMKKLESEIIRLISSAILEGKVKDPRVFLPSFHRIEISEDLRYAKVYFTALCNNNERKKLTQGLVSCAGFLSSLVGKNLHLHTNPKFSFVWDNNYIKSLEVNRLIDESAPKTLFEELHPDAADEDTTDMDEEEDSSQKDKEVE; this is translated from the coding sequence ATGAATCCCATTCGAATGAAAAAACTCGAATCGGAGATCATTCGCCTCATCTCTTCTGCGATTTTGGAAGGAAAGGTAAAAGACCCACGGGTCTTTTTACCAAGTTTCCATCGCATTGAAATCAGCGAAGACTTACGGTATGCGAAAGTGTACTTCACAGCCCTTTGTAATAATAACGAAAGAAAAAAACTCACACAAGGACTTGTTTCTTGTGCGGGATTTTTATCCTCGCTTGTCGGAAAAAACCTCCATTTACATACAAACCCAAAGTTTAGTTTTGTCTGGGATAATAACTACATCAAAAGTTTAGAAGTGAACCGCCTCATTGATGAGTCAGCTCCGAAAACTCTTTTTGAAGAACTCCATCCCGATGCAGCGGATGAGGATACGACCGATATGGATGAAGAGGAAGACTCTTCCCAGAAAGACAAAGAGGTAGAATAA